A genomic segment from Triticum dicoccoides isolate Atlit2015 ecotype Zavitan chromosome 1A, WEW_v2.0, whole genome shotgun sequence encodes:
- the LOC119267717 gene encoding uncharacterized protein LOC119267717 encodes MDDKAPKPKTKAAVAAAAAPAPARTTPALKKPPLAPPPQMIPLKPPPAHHYRQQRGGGAPRKRHRSGSGCSGRRVCCLATGFLLLALCLAVAAACLAYLCYHPRPPSFHLQPVSTTRFRVGNSSAVSAVDVTAAVKVVSWNPNDKIAFEYGDGEGRVYLADSDGDITLGWAPVGGFEHGARRVAVVGFVAAAKGVVVDEAVAARVRDGYRRRRLAFKVVVDTHMGVRVGAVRTGMVPVRLSCDDGVMAPRGVSAGSPMSRCQVYLLRMTWFGLN; translated from the exons ATGGACGACAAGGCGCCGAAGCCCAAAACAAAGGCCGCCGTGGCGGCGGCTGCCGCGCCAGCGCCGGCAAGGACGACGCCGGCACTGAAGAAGCCACCCCTCGCGCCCCCGCCTCAGATGATCCCGCTAAAACCGCCGCCAGCGCACCATTACCGACAGCAGCGCGGCGGCGGGGCGCCGCGGAAGCGGCATCGCAGCGGCAGCGGGTGCTCCGGTCGCCGCGTGTGCTGCCTCGCAACCGGGTTCCTCCTGCTCGCGCTCTGCCTCGCGGTCGCCGCGGCCTGCCTGGCGTACCTCTGCTACCACCCGCGGCCGCCGTCGTTCCACCTCCAGCCGGTCTCGACGACGCGGTTCCGCGTCGGCAACTCCTCCGCGGTGTCGGCCGTGGACGTCACGGCGGCCGTGAAGGTGGTGTCCTGGAACCCCAACGACAAGATCGCCTTCGAGTACGGCGACGGCGAGGGCCGCGTCTATCTAGCCGACAGTGACGGCGACATCACGCTGGGGTGGGCGCCCGTGGGAGGCTTCGAGCACGGCGCCCGGAGGGTGGCGGTCGTCGGGTTCGTGGCGGCCGCGAAGGGGGTGGTGGTCGACGAGGCGGTGGCGGCGCGCGTGCGCGACGGgtaccggcggcggcggctcgcgtTCAAGGTGGTCGTGGACACCCACATGGGCGTCCGGGTCGGGGCCGTGCGCACCGGCATGGTGCCCGTGAGGCTGTCCTGCGACGACGGCGTCATGGCGCCGCGCGGCGTCTCCGCCGGGAGCCCAATGAGCAGGTGCCAGGTGTACCTCCTCAGAATGACATG GTTTGGCTTGAACTGA